aaactgagttatgcggtaaacaagtataaacatgactgagtatagattttcaatcgaaaacaatgagagaatggtaagaaacagcccctaagggtccaaacagcattggcgcaaggcccaaacatggcattcagcctaatttacagaaattctttctaaaacatataagtatcaaatggtttcaacaaagtttgcaactttacagttgctacgggacggaccaagtctcaaatctccaacagtgcacgcccacacgcccgtcacctagcatgtgcgtcactaaaaatagtagaataataAAACAtttggggtttcgtaccctcaggattagatttacaatcgttacttacctcaaaccggtcaaatctctaacccgcaatgctcttgcctctggactcggcctccaaattctccaaatctattcaatatcagtacaataccatcaatatacgctaatggaatgaatttcacaagaaaaactacaaaattagaccaaaacccgaaattggctcaagtaCGGCCCTCGGGCCCATGcctcgaaattcgacaaaatttacaaaactagaaagctcattcactcacgagtataaccatttcaaattcatcaaaattcgacatcgtttgatctttcaaatccttaaattactctccaaatattccaagccctaactcctcatttttactaattaccatgattaaacaacggaaaaattaccatatatacaagtattagggatCAAGTATCGtacctcaatgaaaccccctttattacctcttcaaatctctcccaaaagctccaaaatctaaatagaaatggtgaagaatgcaccaaaatcgcgaagggttctatttatggtttctgcccaggtttttcgtaCCTGCTGCCATTTTcccgcacccgcgcgaccgcacctgcggtccaaggagccgcaccttcgcaactcacttaatcacccagcttccacacctgcggactcgcatttgcggtccctggtgcgcatctgcgaaactagcccaaacttctcatctccgcatatgcgctcaaggcctcgtacctatgggctcgcagatgcggccaattcttcgcacctgcattccAAGCCTTGGCCCAGCGTCTCCCGCACCTTcacactccccacgcgcaccagagGCCTTGCATTTGCGAGGCTTTCTtctgcaggtgcaaaaatagcagaagcagcaccTCCAGctacaaattccaacttcgacaaatccttTAACCACTTGGAATCACTctgaggccctcggtacctcaaccaaacataccaacaagtcatatatcaacatacaaatttagtcgaaccttcgaatcactcaaaataacatccaaacaccaaattaccctcggattcaagcctaagaacttctaaatttccgaattcggcaactgatgccgaaaccaaccaaaccacgtctgaatgacctcaaattttgcacacacgtcacaaatgacactacgaacctactgcaactttcggaattccattccgactccgatatcaaactttccactgccgactgaaatcgccaaatttctaatttcgcaaattcaagcctaattctaccacggacctccaaatcaaattccagacacacttataagtccaaaatcccctaacggagctaacggaaccatcagaatttaaatctgatatcgtttacacataggtcaatatctggttgacttttccaacttaagtttctacttaagagactaagtgtctcaattcactctgaaaccactccggtcccgaaccaactaacccgatataacataatatagatgaataatacaaaaagaagtagaaatgggggaaatagggctataactctcgaaatgaccggccgggtcgttacattattctACCGTGGTTCACCTCATGGTGGTGATTTATCTCAACTTTGAAATTATGCGGTCATGTCTCTTTGCACTTCTGAAACTGTAGTAGATCACGCATGCACTTCAACAGTTCAACATATCTATTCATTGTGTTACTCATAGGTTCTCATCAAAATAATAAACTACTTGTTTCTTCTTATCATCTTCATTATATAAAGAACATTCTTTGATAGGAGCCACAAAGTACTCGCTGTAACTACCATAAGTTTCATCCTAAGAGTATGCACAATTCTTATCTGACCCCCGCACATAACTTATTGTCCTCGTTGATTTGAACAAAATTTGATCTCAACTCCGATACAAAATTTGGATATGTATTTCATCTGCCTAATCTCTTCACATTAATAGTAGCATATGCTATGGCTGACCTCTTTGGTATATAAGGTAAATCTGGACATAGCTTAGGGATATAGTCTTTCGTCATGTTACTACTAACCTTACTAGCACCAACTCCTTGTGAGTTTTATGACAACTCTAACCTTATTGAAGACATCATCACCTCATCTCTTCTGTACAAAGTCTTTGGCATATTTATGATAGCTCTAATTTGTTACAGTCTTGAATCAGGTCATCTCATTCTTACCTCATTCTCCCTTTCAGGGTTAATTTTCTTAGTCAGCTCCCGACTTAGCCTTCATTCTCCCTTAAAGGTAATTAACACCGTGAATCACCTCATTTATAGATGGCGATGTCTCACTAGCTTTTCTTCTTAAATTCTCTAATTGAATCGGTATGTTAATCATTCTATTGGTCGACGAAAATAGGAGTCTGATTCTCACTTTAAGCTTTAATGCACGATATAGAGTAAGGAAGAATGGAAAATATTTCTTTAATGTCTGAAGACCCTCGTTTATAGAAGTGGGTCCCTCATAACGATAAACGAGACTCTACTGACATGGCTTCATAGACCCCTAGTACTCTCTGAACCtgttgctctgataccaagtttgtcacgacctgATTCCTAACAAAGTTGTAAACGGCACTCGATGCCTTAacttgaccgagcgaaccatcttGATTTCTCTATAATGCAAAGTGGACACCCATGAATCTGTTCTGACTCTctctatgaagcctctaagaaATACTGAATAATAAGACAAAAATATAGAATCAACGAACTCGACGAACTAAAATGGAGCTCACAAAATATTCTGGTAATGGGAGGAGAGTATCCTAGCTCGTAGCCTGCTTACCTGCAACATCTTTGCCTACATTGACATAGGTCAATGTAGGTTCCCATGAAAAGAATATCAGTACACCACcgcggtactcagtaagtaaagTAATTCTCCCACTAAAGCTAGAACAACACTCTGAAAGAAGTATGTATGCATGATAAAGAAAATTCTAAAAGCTTCTAATAAAAAATTGAAATAGACAACTCATATATCTATTATAAAATTCTTCTTGATGTCATtcatgaaaattatttttcttttcttttctcttcttttctagaaaaaatatataactcaaatagataaatatataaactttCTCGAAACAATCCTTGTAAACTTTCTAagacattttcttttcttttctcggaaaaatttaaaactcaaatagataaatatataaaaattttcgaaacaATCCTTGTAAACTTTCTAAAGCATTTTCTTTTCTGGGGAAAAATATAAAActcaaatagataaatatataaactttCTCGAAACAATCCTTGTAAACTTTCTAAagcactttcatttcttttcttttctgggaaaaatataaaactcaaatagatacatatataaacTTTCTCGAAACAATCCTTGTAAACTTTCTAaagcactttcttttcttttcttttccaagGAGTTCCATTGATTCTGACAttctttcttattttgattttgatTCTGAAAAGGTTAGAATATGATCGGTATGGTAGACAATCATAGCCCGATCGCCTGGACCCCATTCATGTGGTGCCTCACAGTTCAAGGTTCTAACATGCTCGCGTTCTTGTGCCTTACCAGGTCACTTCTTATCATAGTGCCTGAACCAATGGTACACTAATCTCCTACTCTGGCACGAGTAGTTTTGAGATAACATAAACCACTATaggctatgaacccttctcagagatCTAAGGAAACTCTTAAAATGTTCTTCTGATTAATTCTTGAATCACAAAATTTAAAACAATGATATATATTCATAGTTCTCATCAAAACAGTTTCATAAAATATGTAAAAGAAATTTTCAATATAGTCTATACATTAAAGAAACATATGCAAGTCATGACTGCATGAGACATGATTTATAGAACAACAAACTATTCTTGAGCTATTAACCATGATAATCATCTAAGATCTTTTCTAAAATTCTAATGGATAATGTGAGTCCACTCGTTCCATTCAGAGCCCACATTAACACCCTATACCGTCTCTCAATAACTTATGGTATGATCTTTGTGAGAAGAAAACTTTAGTAAAATCATTGTCTCTACTCACCTTGATTCCTTGCTTTTGAATACCTTCGTTTGCTTCAATCCAATGGGTTCAAGTCACCAAACAAATCTATACATAGTTAATTTAAGAATCGATACTAGAAGTTCCAAGATTTCCAAAATATAGAAAACCTAGATTTGATTCTTATCTCCTTCTAGGGTTCATCGTTAATCTAAGTTCTTGTAGTAGTTTCTAGGAACAAATATCAACCATAAACCTCTCTAACAATTATGGTTGAAAGCGGTTACGAAACTTACCTTGAATAGTAAAACCCTAGGTTAGCTGAGAGACTTTGTTCTTGAGTTCTTGTTGAGACTCTAGCGATTTTGAGATGGAATATTGTTAGAATTAATGTTTGAAAGTAGTATTCTAATGCTAATCGCATTGAAACCTCACCTTAGGTAGTATGCTAACCCTTGGATgacttgaggatgataggggagGCTTAATCTTTAAGGAATGAGGTTATTTTATCTCTCCCTGTCCCTTTTATTCCAATTTCACGCCTTCGGCGTCACGATCTGCGCCCAGCGCCACCCAAAACGccccaaatatttttcttctcaCTTTGGAGTTTTGATTCGCGGCTAGCGCCTCCCTAGGCGCCCAAAACCGGCCCATTTGTCTGACAAGATAGTCTTCGGTAAAACGCCTATAACATTTTATAGGAATATcgaaatgacaaacggtttgaagtatTAGAAACTAGAATTCAAGGgttttattttgatatatagcTCAGATCTCAATTCATTATATATTTATAGATATGCGCATTGAAACTTAGGTCATGTGCGGCTAAAGTCATTTTCATCCCTTAAACAACTCCAATAGATTCAAATTTACTCCTCTCCTCTTATAACCGTCCATTCAAACTTCTAAACATaatatttatgtattttattcCTTCATAACTTTTCACACATCTTTGTGTCCAACTTAGAGCTTGAGCGAGAACATAATACTTAGCAAAAATATTTCGGGGATTTAcagtcgttcgccttttttaccctttaaaaatggatttcatattggataaaattgtaatttaaGTTACTTTTCTCATATTTACGACttttaaatcaactaaaatcttaCTATAATAatcattccttatttgaactatgtataaagtcctaatatttaggaattcaaATATCttaccttatataaattatttttctattttagtAATATAtcataaaattttaataaatgcTTAGAAAATAAAGGATTACATCACATGTATGTCATGGGCTCCTATCCAACCATGCCTCATGACCTCTTGGACGCGCTCCATGGCATCCTGGCAAACCTCCCAACTCCTAGCGCCATGGTCAGCCCCGTGGTCTTGGCCGCGCCACGTGACAAGCGCGTTTGTGCCTATGTCGCCCCACTGATAGCCCTCGTCAGTGCCCAGCCGCAGGTAGATGCCAACAGCgtcgcgcgcgcagaccctgatgctaaagataAGGTTGCTACCAACTCAACGGCTTCTACTTTGTAGGAATCTaaatccttttcattgtaaatatagagtagttttatttCATGTATTTCTATTATGTCTCCCTGGCTTAGTTAGGTCAAGTCTTGTAAtgttggtttatttttttaagcactATTAGGGGGGATCAAGAaatcaaactttctagcaagcaaacaattctttgtactggtgtctctcccccctcGACATCGTGTTTCTTTCTGTAATAGatttcattaatgcaatcaatctttctttcattctcaattcttaTTTATGTTCTCTCAATTGCTcctgacattggttttcccgtacgtcATTGACAATCTCGTCTAGCGTACAGAGGGAACCTCAGTTGGCGGATAGTAACTGCACtaacatcggttgcttagccttacttcgcccttccaaggaatctCTGGAAGGCatcgcgtaacagttggtatcagagcctaggctcgacatcggacgagggaacacATTGCCATTACCACCATTTCTAACCATGGTTAATCGTGGGGACCGCATTGCGGCCATTGAAGTGACGGTTGACGTATTACGACCCATCATGGATACAGTGCTTGATCTAAGAACCAACCTAcagcaaaggttggacgacctggtcCGCAGGATGTGGCAGGCCGAAGGTGACATTGCGAACATCAGTCGTAACTCTGAGGGAGACTGGCATACGGCAGCCACATAGGCAAccgaaatttttggtaaattcgaGGGCCTCCAAGACCCAagagtttaatttgtcccacaatttaaacacgtgaaatatctttcaaaatattcacattcgagactgtacgtcacatcaaaatgaaaatcaagcacccaatggcctttcctttacatttcacagAAAcatttctcgtcacattcaaatcgtcttaacacatcccgcagttatatCGTACTCATCACAAGgacattccactgctcatcgagccacaaattccatttGTAGGAACATTACGGACATATAAGTCATAATGTACAAGTtgtaactgaagctaccgagcttaaactgtggtctaaccatggcctcaagtcctccggaatggcctatcaccaaaacacagaatactcacctcgaacctcgttcatagaatcataaaccgatgatgcacagctgatactgagcgctcatgtgcgcatacaaataTGTGGAAGGAGTTCAAAGAGTTTATGTcttaagctgaatcaatctcgcacgataaggaaaaaaaatgggaagtatatatcctaaatgacatgtagcctctcgaagataagtatgaatgtcatcatactgatccgcaagactctactagacacttgctcatgacttgtagaacctatgaacctagagctctgataccaccttgtcacgaccccaaatccaactagttgtgatggcacctaacccaacccgttaggtaagccaattatcaactatccaatttcaataataattattaaagcaatttaagtgaataaaggtcttaatcttgtacaatctccaagaacttgtagtacaaatcataagcttctaagaatagagtatacaaagcgaaaatgaaataaatacatagtctgtttgaataatacataaacagatcttttataaatctaaggctaccctgaacaagaggcaactacaacagaaacgcaggtacatcttcaaattcagcaaccatcgagcacaacaacaacaacagccaacatctgcatgcaatgtgcagaagtatagtatcagtacaaccgacctcatgtattgagaaagtaacaaacctagtcctaggttgaaagtagtgacgagcttctaccaaggtcagggtccaaaaccactagtccacaacggtccataacaacataaaataaataataccagaagaaacacagagataaaatgcttagccaaattatgatttcaaaaagaATAGTTTTTCCTTCCAAATACattagtgaaaactcaaatcgattgccgaaattgccaaaaatatgaagaagtttgaaagcaattaattttttcaaaatcctttcaataataaataaaatatctcgttttctttcccagataaccagtgtaaaacaaatgcatcactatgcccatctgtcagcatgtgtgagaaatcatgaataatgtgatacagtacagcatgagaaaatacatctctatgcatatatgtcatgtgtgcatgtcaatgtagtgtatctcagagattgcactcatgtactcacactctctcagagtactcaatctcattgtctcacattctctctcaATGTGCTCAGCACACTTAATCACTCGGCACTATACAATACCTGTTGTGGCTTGCAGCCCGATccttgtttatagtcgactgcgctcactgggggtgtacagactcatgaggggctcctacagcccaagcgctataagcacagacaactcacgtgccataatataaagctctggatccgcacgaccaactcacgcgctgcacagccaactcacgtgcaataataatataaggatctgcacggccaactcacgtgcaataataatataaggatccgcacggccaactcacgtgctgcacggccaactcacgtgcaataagaagccaataaggcctgctgcaggcggacagccccgatccatataatagtaataatatatataaatccaacatggcctgctgcgacgtgcagcccaatcccaaaaataatatcctcacaatcaggccctcggcctcactcagtcatcaatctctccagtctttctttcatgggctcacaatgtcatgagaatagcccaaaatgatgatatgatgtatcaataaataacaacagagactgagatatgatatgcaatgaaatgaatataacagagtatgaattttcaatttaaaataaatatttcataacaatatgacctttgtgggtcccaataatactggcacatagcctcaatatgatttttaatatgcttttcatctcaatttctttaactcataaaatcgcatagaaaatgccaagatcatttaactacaaaattccacagaaacaattatgtctcaatttctatagtgcacgtccgtcacttagcatgtgcgtcacctcccaacaatttaaaaaatacatatattcagggttcataccctcaactctaagattagaagagttacttacctcgaacaagccaaatccaatgttgagcaagctaagcaatgctccaaaaattccattctacgcgtatcaacttccaaacggcttaaatctagtcacaattaatttgattcagctcacaaaaattataggaattaactccatatcaaaatattaatattttccaaaaatccaaaattaagccCCAAAAATcacttgtggggcccacatctcggaattcgataaaactcacaaaattcgaactcacattcaaccacgagtccaaccataccaaaattactcaaatccgaccacaactcggccttcaaatcctcaatttaaactaagagggttttcaaacttttccaattgaattcaccaattaaatgataaaaacaaccatggattcgagtaatttaaccaatattgagttaataacacttaccccgttatttcccttgaaaatctcctaaaaatcacctcttcccgagctcaaatccgtcaaaacctgaaagtcccattttcagaacttaagctCACTGCCCAGGAttttctccttcgcgaacgcggtcagtgccttgcgttcgcgaagcacaaaatagctcccgtccaaattcctccttcgcgaatgcgacatcacCCTCAAACGCGATtcttcgttccccctcactaaGCGAACGTGAcacccctacgcgaacgcgtagaccaattgcatgGGGTCCTCagttgcttcctctcttcttcgcgaacgcgtaataGATCTCGTGTTTGCGATGCACACCCaatccacccttcgcgaacgcgaagagaaaatattgccagcctctcagttcctctttgtgaacgcgaggctccactcgcgaacgtgatgaaggaaaccagatggtgcatcagaaaaattccagcagagttccaagtccaaaatccaacccgttgaccatccgaaactcacatgatcccctcgggacctcaaccaaatacaccaacaagtcctaaaatatcatacggacttagtcaaaccctcaaatcacctcaaacaacgctaaaaccatgaattacacctcaattcaagcctaatgaactttgaaatttctagtttctacaaaatactccggaacctatcaattcacgtctgattgacctcaaattttacaaacaagtcataaatgacataacgaatgtattcaaattttcagaatcggattccgaccccgatatcaaaaagtcaaactttccaaaaatttaacttttggcatttcaagcctaattccactacggaccttcaaataattttacggacatgctcctaagtccaaaattaccatacggagctattgaaatcatcataattaaattccgatatcgtttatacataagtcgacatccggtcactattttaacttaagctttaaaccttgaaactaaatattccaattcattccaaaacctcaccggacccgaaccaattgccccggcaagtcacacaataacggtaaagcccaatttgagtagtaaatggggaaacagggttgtaatactcaaaactatcggtcgggtcattacactaacAGAAGTGGAGCAGATAGGAGTGCAACCAAATCCAAGTCTCCTTCCTTAGGTAGCAATAGTGTTGCATCAAACAACAACGATCGAGGGAGAAAGACCCCTTCAGGATGTCGTCATTACGGCAGGCCATATTGGAACAATGAATTctcacatgcacagatgaacgcccatcaaaCTTTTGATTATGGGATGGATGACGACACAAATGATGCTGACTAGAACGAACTAATAGGTGCCTTCAACGTACTTGTTTGTTCTATTTCTGAAGCCTTAGATGGAACCAGTAAGAAGAAAGACCAATGCCCAACAaccaagaaagggaaaaagaaggcgGATGAAGGGCCTTATATTAACCAAGGGAAGGCCTTAATGTTCGTCGAGATGAAAATTAATGGCAAGCCCATTAGGGCGATGATAGACATGGGCGCTactcacaactacttagcctcaacTCAGGTAGAACGCCTTGGCCTAGTTGAGGGAAAGGGCAGAGGTCGTGTCAAGGTTATTAACTCACCACCTCAGGcggtgggtggaatagccaaaggagTGTCAATTATGCTTGGACCTTATGAAGGAAAAGTAAACTTGCGcgtggtgatcatagatgacttcgagCTGATAGTTGGGTTGGAATTCATGAGACAAACCAACACCAATCCAGTACCTTATGACGACATGATACTGATGATGGGAgaaaatggggccaagccctgtaTTATTCCATGCACAACCATAAAGATGGTCGatgagaacatctcggccttgcgaTTGAAGAAGGGAgtcaaaagacatgaacccacgttgcTGGCTACCCTCTGTATTGAAGATATAGAACACTCATTGGGGTCCCATCCATGCACCCATGAAGGAGTTGCTACTAGAGTTTGAAGATGTTATGCCACAGGATATGCCAAAGCGACTCCCGCCTAGGCGCACTGTGGACCATAAGAATGAGTTGGTGCTGGGTGTGAAGCCACCCACCCGGGCACCTTACAGAATGTCAGAACTTGAGCTCACCGAGCTTCAGAGACAATTGACGAAAAAAAACAGGATGACACCCTACAACTCTGTGTGGATTATCGGGCCCTAAACAAaatcacagtgaagaacaagtaccttATCCCGCTCATGGCTGACTTGTTCGATAGGATGGGTAGTGCCACAGTGTTCACCAGAATAGATCTGAAGACAGGTTACTGGCAAGTCTGAATTGCTAAAGGAGATGAACACAAAATGGCTTGTGTGACAAGATATAGGTCGCGCGACTTCCTGATCATGCCATCCGGCTTGACTAATACTCCATCCACATTTTGCACATTGATGAACCAAGTTTTCCGCGAGTACATTGATGAGTTCATAGTAGTCTACTTGGACGACATTTTGATATATAGCAAAACATTAGAGGAACACCTGGAGCACCTACGGAAGGTCTTAGCCTGACTGCGAGAACATGAACTATATGCAAAGCTGTCCAAGTGCGCATTCGCCCAAAAATAggttgacttcctcggacatatCATCGAGGAAGGGCGGATAAAGATGGACCAACGGAAGATTCAGGCCATCACAGATTGGCCGCCGTCTAAGGATATCCACGCCTTGAGggcgttccttggcctatgcaacttttaTCGGCGATTTGGGAAGAATTACCCTTTCATTGCATTGCCGTTGACAGAAATCCTGAAGAAGGCCATGCCTTGGGATTGGGACCACAGGCGAGCAGAGGCTTTCACCGCATTGGAAGCGGTTATGTCTAGTAGCCCCTTCTTGGCCCTTCCTGATTTGGCCAAGCCAATCGAAGTACAGAGGATGCCTCTGATTATGCTCTGGGAAGAGTCTTGCTACAAGAGGGGCATCTAGTGGCGTACGAGAGCCAGAAGTTGAAGGATGTAGAACG
This sequence is a window from Nicotiana tomentosiformis chromosome 5, ASM39032v3, whole genome shotgun sequence. Protein-coding genes within it:
- the LOC138893184 gene encoding uncharacterized mitochondrial protein AtMg00860-like codes for the protein MDQRKIQAITDWPPSKDIHALRAFLGLCNFYRRFGKNYPFIALPLTEILKKAMPWDWDHRRAEAFTALEAVMSSSPFLALPDLAKPIEVQRMPLIMLWEESCYKRGI